Below is a window of Phoenix dactylifera cultivar Barhee BC4 chromosome 7, palm_55x_up_171113_PBpolish2nd_filt_p, whole genome shotgun sequence DNA.
CTATGAGATTTATGAATATTTTGAGGTCAtggaagaaattgagcttatcAAATATTGCCACTTTCTTGAGACTTGGATTCTGGAGCTTATCAACAAAATTGATGATTGTCCAATATATCACGAGACTTGGCATGTCTAGAGCCTACTGATAGGTCTAATGAGTCTTTTTAAACATCCCACAATAGGATCTAGGCTTATTTTTGGATGGGTAGGCTTTGGGGTCTAAAAGGTTATGGTCTTGTTGGGAAAGTACTACCCAACTAGATAGCAACCTTATATTCCTGTTTGGTTTATAAATAAACCCTAAAGAAGTGTCTAATAAGAATTTATTCGTGATTTTATTCTTACTTCAGTCCTCATACCTATAATCGGTCAATAGGAACATAACCACTGTatcttgaaaaatatatataatatatacaacCAGGGGAGGCAAAAAAGTTTGGTCCATGTCATGGGAGAGATttatttctctcatttttttcAGCAAACCTTTATTCAGCCATTCTTGACCATCCAATTAAACCACATTTTCagctattttaatttattctagaTTTCCAAACCAACAAATTTTAGACCTgttcttgaaaaaaaatgattaaagtAGAATACAGAAGAATGAAAAGGAATGAAAGAACTTACTTTGGTTCTAATCACTAACCAAATGGGGCCTGTATTTGCTAAAGTCTATGTTGAATAATTAGAATCATCCATTGCCTACACAATTGTCTATGAGTATCATGAGAACATGTAAGCATTATGTCTTGAGTTGGGTCAACCATTCATCCTATCAGGAAAATGCCTGTTattgaggaaaaagaaaaagaaaaagccaaAAAGAAAGGATGGTTTTTTTCTGCTAGGTAGGCCATGTTTTTTTGGAAACAAAGGACTCAGAGTGGTCAATATTATAGTCCTGAGTTTTGTTGTCATTCTTGAAAACCTTTTTGTTGGACACACACAGCTATATGTAGCAAAGTCTAGTCTATCTTAATCCCTCATAGTCCCTCCTACCAATTCAAAGGCATCTTCATTTGTTACATGGTTCCTTTCAGAAATTTGTTTCCTACTGAAACTTTATCTGATTCTTTTATACCCAATACTAGTTAAAACTTCCACTTGATTTGGTATAAGCTTGTGACGGTATAACCCCTTCAATTCAGGTGCCTCTGCTAGGTTTCCTTCAGATTAATAGCATAAGTCTCATTTGAAAGTTAACATTATAGTGATCAGTGGTGGTTGAAAGAAGTGGAGAACCAAAATATCTTTGattctttaatatttttcttttcttcctactGAATTTATTGGATCTAGCAAGTAATTAGAATCTGGATTGCTGTTTTGAACTGTTCAATGGGGAAAGGCCAGGAGAGCTTTTAATCTCATTGCTTTGCTTTTCTTTGGTTATTGGACCATTAAAGATGGGAAGCTGAGCAGCCTTAGTTGTTTGATCATGCATGGTGCCTCTTTTCTTATACTACTTCTGCTATTGTTTATTTTGTTAATGTCTTGTTTTATTTGATATGCGATTAGATTGGAAGAAAAAATGGGTTGCAAAtctaaaatatgaaaattatgCTGCAAATCTCAAATTTTTAATAGGCTCATTGCCTAATATATTCAAAACCATGAGCTAGCTTGTTAATCCCCTTGTCCAATGGGTTATACCAACAGAATATGCCCATCATTTTCTGACACAATTATCTTAGATGCCTGATTGATGTCAAAGATAAGATAGCAAGCTTGTTCCACTTATCATGTAAGGATCTAAGCAGAGTGAGTCAGGCATTGTCCACTTTTTTGCTTTCCCTTTTTAGCAACCAAATAAAGCCTTGACATGCAAGATATACCACGATGGATGATCCAATTTAAGACACCCAACACCTGCAAGTGCACCCTTATGCATTCTTGTACCTCATGTTTGTTACAcacaaattttttttgattaagATTCGGAGTTCATAATTTCTTTCATCTCTCTAGTCCTGTTAGAAAGAAGCATTCAATTATTGTTATGCTTAAGTACATTGTATTAGCCTTCATACAACATTAATCTGGATTGAGTCGCTTGAGTGTACTAGTTTTAGACATTATGTGTCATTTGTGATGTCAAGTTTATCAAAAATCGCATATCTTAGTTCTAGGAAATTTTAGTAACTGCTCTTGGTTAACTCAATCCAACATAATCCCTGACATGAACTAAATTGGTCATTTTTTGTAGATCGGTTGACTCAAGTCCACCATGATCCCTGACATGAATTGAATTGGCTATCGTTTAAAAACCAATGAATCAAGTTTATTTATCTGCAAATGAATCGACCCAATCTCTATAATAGGGCTTGATAGAAATTATCAGTAATATTTCCTTCCTAAGAACACTCATATCTTTGACCTAacacacatatacacacacaaatGTAAGATACACACATAGATACAGACATACGTACGTACGTACATAAATACAGCTCACTTTGCTCTAAAAAAATGAGAACCCTAGTTCAATGGTCTTCCTTCAGGTCCACTAGAAATCCGCCCGGATCTAACGCCCCACTCTCCATTTGTCCATCCCGAAAACGGGGGCAAAAGAGAGCTTATAATACATGCATACGTACGTATGTATatagaaagagggagagagagatggactTGGCTGCACTCAAGTGGATCTTTACTCGGATTTTATCTAATCTACTTTGGATAATAAAGATCCCTCCGAGCCAATAGATGTGATCtaatatttctaaagtgcttaCATACAATAAATCATGTGATTTGAAGATTCCTGGCCTATACatcaaatgataaaaaaatatataatttaattttacttagattgtccaaCTTTTGACCACTTAATGCACAAGATAGAAATCTTCATCATTTGATATGTAAGCGGGATAGTAAATCACATCATGCAACTCAAATCAACGATGTgaaaccaccatcatccaaccTAAATCTGACAAAATGTAAGTAGTGTAGCCAaattcggctctctctctctctctctctctctctctctctatatatatatatatatatatatatatatatatttggccCAAAACCGCTGTTACTAATCCAGCTTAGAAGAGCAAGTGCTGTGCCCTAAAATGCCTCCAAAATGAAAGGTCATGGATTCTTGAATAAGATTGCAGTCCCAATAAAACTGTCCGCAGTATGTATATTATCAATTATATCTAAATGAATGTATAAAAATAGGAAGGAACTGAAATACTTGGGAAGTGaagcctgtttttttttttgggtaaaaagtAAAGCCTGTTTTCGTGATCTTACAAGAACAATATAAGGATCCCAAAGAAGCCCAATACTGGTACGGGTAGAACATCACAAAAGACGTCGCAATGGATTCGTATCTACTCAACACCTAAAACATTTTGAGTAAATAATAAACATGGCAAGTCCCCCTATAACGACGAGTACAAATGGGCTAAATGTCAGGCATTCAACTCCTAATCGCATCATTTAATAAAAAAGGGACGTGGAAAAGAAAGTTCCTGACAACCAGAATTTCCAAAGAATAACAAAAGTGGGATCTGAAGAGAATCTAAGAGCAGGCAACGAACAACAAATGAAGATCTGATGGGTTcatcagaaaaacaaaaacaaaaatcaagatTCGATCGTGATGTTTTCACATTAACAGTAAAGTCTGGTTCATTTTCTGATTACTAATTGCAGAGAAAGAAGTGGAAATGGTGAACAAGAGAATCTCTGGTTATGACGAAACAAAATTCTCATTCATGAATCAAAGTACACCAATAAGATCCCTTATTTGATATATTGTTGCTTGTTCTCATCATAATTATAATCAATAGCCGATAAAAACTAGGAATACATGGGGGAAACTAAGAATAGACAAATTATTATATACACAAATTGCATGAGGAGACTGCTCTCCATTTCTATTTGTCTTTGAACAACTGAAGTGCGTTCTGATTATAAAAGCCCTGCAAACAAATAGTAACAATTAGCACATTTAAGTAATTCTCCACACCTATCATATGAGGCAATCAGATAGCACAGTAAGCCCACTACTAACTGATATTCTATAACTAGTCTCTAATAGTTAATAGTTACAGCATTAGTTAAAAAATTGCTAGTTTTACCTTGAAAAGACAAGTATGTCTATTTCTTCTTTAGTAGTTCATCTCTCCATATGTTATATGTATATAAAGAATATACCTTTCCAAAATATACAGATTTTACTATAACCTTCCTCTAAGAATTCTCTGAAACATGGGCATATAAGTTAGCATCACATAAAATAACACTATATTCCAAGTTGCTAAAGGGGTAATAACAATGTATGTGAGACATTGTAATGATTCATATCACCTAAAGGAGTAATAACAATGTAGGACCACCTAAAGAAATATGAAACACGACAATAATGACTCATAATAACAACAAAAGGAGGTCCTATTCACGAGAAATGCACAAATCATGAGAATGAGGGAAGGCTAGCAGGTAAGAGTAAGCAGTCTGAGAAATTGGCTTAGGTTGTGATTTTAGCTGGGCCAAATGAGTTTTCATTTTGACAGTTTTGATGGTTTGTAGTTTCGGATTTAGTCTTGCAGTTTTACTTGAATAAAATAATCCATTAAAATTAGgaaaagaataattttttttaaaaataaaccagGTCACTGATAAAAAAAGGCATCATTCTACAGAATATTATATTTGTCATACCATTACAAGTATCATTTCACCGGTTCTGTGTTGAGAGAgtcaaaaaacatatatataaaaaatgatGTTGAAGAAATATGATATAACTTTGATGGGAGTCTAATTTAACACAATGTAAGAGCTTGTAAGATCTGAGTTTTAGGATAACCATACTTGTCTCAAAAACTCTATTTTTTCTCATTTCTTTGGAGTGTAATGTTGCAATGCTTTTAAATCTTCTTAAAAAAACTTGCAAAACCTAAGTTTAGACTAGAGAAAATGCTTAAAAACTTGCACAAATGAGAAAATGACTAAAAATCAGCATAGCCAACTCCTTGTGACAGTGATATGGTTGCATAAGTCAGTTTTCACCGTAACTCCATAAGGAGATCTGATCTTGGATTGATTCTGAGCAAAGTTCAAATGTTTTCGTTTTGGTTTCATAGTTTTCAATGAAACTTCCGACCACAAGCATATACTGAAAGGTTAAGAACTTAAGATTGCACAAATTATTTGAAAAGGATGGTTTTTTTCCAACAAAGACTAGATGAAGCTCTTGTAGAGGCACATGACACATTAAGgaatagaaaacaagaaatgaaaaagattcTGCCCATAATTATATATCAACTTTGGTGTCGATATTAAATTATATACTGGATAACATATAAATGACATATGCCCTATCAATTCACAGTCTTGATGCAAGCCTATGGGCAAAAAATTGTATCCACAACCCATGATAATTTGACCACGATGTAGAATGGAGCTCCGAATCTATCAATGCAGATAACATGAGCAATTCAACTTTAGAATAACATTAAATGTACTGAGGACTTCAGATATATGCACTGGTTAGTCCTAAAATGTTTTAGGTGATCTAGAAGCATCCAGATATGTGGAAATTATATGTTGTGATCTGGGAGAAGGATAACAAACTTAGGTTGAAAGACAATATATTCAAGCAATAGAAAACCCAATCTTTGGCTTGTCTACTGTCCTTTGTCAGCCTAGAGGGTCTTCTCATGTTTATTTTCTGTTTCAAGAACTTTTTCTTAATGTCAGTTTGAAGCCTCCTTAATTGAAAGGTTGAAATCATAGATCAACTATGAACACTCCAATTTTAAGTTGTGGGCAACCACAACTAGGAATGTAAATTAGCCAAACTCGAGCAAACTAGGGCCAGCTTGAGTTTTGCTTGACAGCCACATCCTCAGTTCGAGCTCAACATGCACTGGATAAACCAAGCTAAAGCTCAACTTGTTTGAAAATAAGACAACTTAAGCTCAGCTTGATCAGTGCCGATATTGCAAGTTTAAGGCTAGGATTGGGTTAaaatggtaaagaaaagaagagcTTGATGGCCAGAGACAGGCCTCTGCTTTGGAGATTGGGTTAGCAAGAGAAGAATTTGGGGATTGGGCTAGAGGCAGTAATGGCAGTTTGTGCCAGATCTTGAGATTTGGTCAGACTAGTGCGGAGAAAGGATGTTGCTCATAGTGGATGCCAAGGGAGTGCAGTTATCCATGAAGATTATATGGCCTGGCAAAAAGGCATGTGAAAAGTTGAAAGCATGAGCACACTAGTAGTTTTAGAGTATAGTGAAGGAGTGTGAACTCATCTGGATGGAAGTGAAGGAAACAGAGAGGATAGCATGTCTAATTGAATTTTTGAGGTGGTGATGGTCAGGGCTGGGTCTTTACATGACCTTCAGACTTTAATTCCAGCCATGAGATCTCCATTTAATTTAAATTAAAGAGTGTTTCAGCttttagatcaagatctaacagtCATGATAAAATccaccaaatatttattttgtttatttaaatatataaataaaataattattgataatatattttatttgtttgttttcttatttAGACATGTAATTGAACTTAAACAAGCCAAACACAAGGGAACTGAGCCAAGTTTGTGTTTGGCTTGTTTATATTTTAGGCTTGATATCCTGGCTCAAGCTTGGCTTGTTCTGTAGTTGGATGAGCGAACATCAAACTGAAATTCAAGCCAAAAGCATGCCATGCATGAACAGCTTGTTTGTTTGATAACCATAACTACTACTTATACAAAGCAGTGCTAAAGACACAGCAGAATATTATGGGGCTGCCAACCTTTATCATAAGGCATGAGGTAGTATCTTGCAGCTCAAGGCTTGCAGATGTTGTGGCCCAGAAAAGTGGAGCAAACAaagggagagaaggagaagaaagaaagcagAAGGACAtgtgacaaagaaaaggaaaaaggagtagaaagaagaaagaaaaaatacaaGGAAAAGATGCTTCAATTGTGTTCACTAGCTAAAACGTCCCAGACTCGTTTGGTTAgtggaaagagaaagaaggaaagtaTGGTCAATAGAAACATGGAGAAATGCctcatgtttggttggagttttcaaagaagatagATGAAAAAGTAGCTTTCCTGTGGAAATAAGATTCCCATAttttgttaaaaagaaaaactcatgtcactttcccatgggctaggaattggatttttttttccaaaagtgcCCTTAAGCTCTTAGATCGAATGGGGTAAGATTTTTTCCCTATTATTAGGGGCATAACAGATATTTTGCACAACTTTTTCaaaaaagtagatgctcaagCAAAACATAAGCCACTTTAGAATGCGGCAATTTCTCATGGTCACCAAACATACATAAACCACTTTCCCAGGCATCATATACCCAGGCATCAGCTTTCCAAAAAAAACATTTCTggaagaaaaaattctttccgcgaaccaaacaagtccCTAGCATTCTTCTGCCTATCTATTTTTCCTTTGGAAGTTGTTAGATCATAGTTTAGAGTCCATTCAAGGtttgaaagatgaaaaagaatggCACAAAATGTTATAGATAATAAATAAACTATTGTTTTCTCCTCCCTCCCATCTATTTATCCTTCTCTTCTACTTCTTGTTATTCAAATTCAAGTTAAGACTCAAGAAACAAAACACAAGGTTCCCACTCATGCAGATTTTCTGCAACTGACATAGAAGTAATAATTTTTGCTACTGGAATTCATGTCTGGACCTTTATTTCAGATATTAAGTTATTAGAGATCAATTTTAGGGACTAGTCAATACCTATATGTGCTTCCAGATGtgtccatcaaaatcaatgaagtgGATTCTTGATTTATATGTCTCACCATGAATTTTTTCAGATCTAGCTAAATCAGACATCCATATAGAACCACTTGAACTATAACTAGGTAATTTCTAGAACATTTGATTTTAGGATACAAGAATTCAAATAATAGAGAGGAAGATTAACAGTAGGATTCCAAATGGCAATAGCTGCTATTAGGTATTGAACAGCTTATGACTGAGAAAAATGAGTATAATAAAATTAGATACTTTTTTCTGtgttaaaaaataatacattGAATACTatgttaaaataaaaaaaatactttcatTTAAAATTCTTAATGTGAAAATGGTGTTGAACTTTGTGAACATTTTAGTGAAATAATAATTGTCATCATCATTATCTAACAACATTTTAAATCCATtatttaaaccaaggtttgcagTACCAGCGTGCACTTTCCCCATACTTGACAATACCATACTATACATGTATCAAACTGACACTCTGTATGGAGGGTGCACCAAGTGTAAGTATGCTGACTCTGACCCAATATGGCACCAATACAGGATCCAGAACCGAGACTACAAACCTTGATTAAAACCATGATAACAAAACAAGCAAATCAAGGAAAGCATATTTTGGACAAATTGCAATCATATTTTCAAACACATAAACACCTTATTATAGAAGAATTTATATTATGGCATAACATCACAACTATGCTGAAGCCTCCAAAATTTCCTTTTCATTTGGAAAGGAAACTTCTACAATTAAGTGGCTCTCTGTGGAATTCTTAAGATTCAGAAACCTTGTTTCATCTTAGGCTCTTTAATGGAGGAATAATGCCCAACCAAAAGCACTTGCAGATCTTGTTGGCATTGCCCATTGGAAAATACACAACTTACAAAGTATTAACATGACCcaagaagaaacaaaagaaacagGGATAAGGACCACTAAGCTTTAAATATGAGTTCCTATCTACAAATGTTGCCTGTATGTCATTTGttacattattatattattaaccACATACAAAAAAGTAACTTCAAAACCAACTACTTCAAGAGTAGATAAAAGAAATTAagcccatcaaaaaaaaaaatattttatcaaaCCGTTTACAGGGCTTATAGTAACAAAAACATCATAATACAGCACTTAGCAAGCAGTCACTTTAGTTGAACCACTGCTAAACAAAGTAATCAGCAAGCTAAATAACTAAAAATGATTGCATAATATCGCATTTGTTATTTAGTATCTCTGAGTTACCTTTTGTTTTTGTGGCTTGATCTACTGATTCTGAAATTGTTGACACAGTTTGTACATTCATCAAAGATAATGGTGTCAGAGGAGGTGAAAATACATCTGCAGTTCTGCTTTCATTTTGAGGAGGCTCCAATATCTTGGCAACTGTTAGCATTGGTGTTGTTGGTGTTCTTGTACTATTAGAGGGTATAGAAAAACTGCGAGTCATAACCCCAGGCGGTGTTGGTAGTGGTGATGCTGTGCGTGATGCAATCAATGGCAATTTGATTGTGGCCTGAAGCTCTTGACCTTTGGATACCAAAGGAGCTGAATGTCCAATCAAACCAGACAGTCTTGTAGGTTTCACTGAACTGTTTGGAGGTCTTGGAAGCTCATGAAGTTCATTAATTTTTGGTGATGGTATAGGAGGTGGTGAGGCACTAGAGGACAGTTTTTGAGATGTAGATGGCTGAGATGTGGGAATATGTGTTGGCTTTGCAGAAGTTGCAGGATGATAATCCACTGATGATGTGGAATCGGTTGCAAAAATTGCGGGCTTACCAGACCATGCTTTACTTGTCAATGGACCGGAGTAAGCTTGTctctttatctttttagagTCCAAAGCATTGACTGGATTTACCTGTGGCAATGAGAACCCCCCACTCAAAGGAGGGGGCATTTTAATGGGGCCACTACTAGTGTTGCTTTCTTTAATTACTGAATGTGCTTTAGGCAATCTGGTGGGGCTTGACTGCTCATCATCTCTGAATTCTTTCACAAGCATGTTTGGCTGCAATGGTGACGAATGCCACAGCTGTGTGGGCCAGCCACCCTTTCTTTCCAGCCGAGGTGCAGAAACTGAAGTACCTGAGCCTGTTAAATCTGAGGTTTTCACGTCAACTGGTGTGGGCAGAACATAAGTGTTAAACTTCCTTGTTGATGAAGGCTGCATTTGTTTTATCCTTTCAGATGGTTCAAACTTCTTATCAGCTAAAAGTGGTGCTGA
It encodes the following:
- the LOC103707827 gene encoding uncharacterized protein At2g33490-like isoform X2, which encodes MKSSLRKLRGLALHRHDSKGKKEHHGPAHQDELLQASQDMLDMKSCYDSLLSAAAAAANSAYEFSEALQEMGTCLLEKTALTDDEESGRVLLLLGKVQFELQKAVDSYTITTPSESLLKELQTVEEMKRQCDDKRDLYKFMLAAQREKGRSKIAKGESISPQQLQAAQEDYQEEATLFVFRLKSLKQGQSRSLLTQAARHHAAQLNFFRKGVKSLEVVEPHVKAVAEQQHIDYQFSGLEDYTDDDEDDNSYDGNDDGELSSDYGQNDHGQDHVSVSRNSMELEQLDQTNAPASTTETAQENLDWSQAETPFSRGPWSVSLSAPLLADKKFEPSERIKQMQPSSTRKFNTYVLPTPVDVKTSDLTGSGTSVSAPRLERKGGWPTQLWHSSPLQPNMLVKEFRDDEQSSPTRLPKAHSVIKESNTSSGPIKMPPPLSGGFSLPQVNPVNALDSKKIKRQAYSGPLTSKAWSGKPAIFATDSTSSVDYHPATSAKPTHIPTSQPSTSQKLSSSASPPPIPSPKINELHELPRPPNSSVKPTRLSGLIGHSAPLVSKGQELQATIKLPLIASRTASPLPTPPGVMTRSFSIPSNSTRTPTTPMLTVAKILEPPQNESRTADVFSPPLTPLSLMNVQTVSTISESVDQATKTKGLL
- the LOC103707827 gene encoding uncharacterized protein At2g33490-like isoform X3, whose product is MKSSLRKLRGLALHRHDSKGKKEHHGPAHQDELLQASQDMLDMKSCYDSLLSAAAAAANSAYEFSEALQEMGTCLLEKTALTDDEESGRVLLLLGKVQFELQKAVDSYRVHIMQTITTPSESLLKELQTVEEMKRQCDDKRDLYKFMLAAQREKGRSKIAKGESISPQQLQAAQEDYQEEATLFVFRLKSLKQGQSRSLLTQAARHHAAQLNFFRKGVKSLEVVEPHVKAVAEQQHIDYQFSGLEDYTDDDEDDNSYDGNDDGELSSDYGQNDHGQDHVSVSRNSMEENLDWSQAETPFSRGPWSVSLSAPLLADKKFEPSERIKQMQPSSTRKFNTYVLPTPVDVKTSDLTGSGTSVSAPRLERKGGWPTQLWHSSPLQPNMLVKEFRDDEQSSPTRLPKAHSVIKESNTSSGPIKMPPPLSGGFSLPQVNPVNALDSKKIKRQAYSGPLTSKAWSGKPAIFATDSTSSVDYHPATSAKPTHIPTSQPSTSQKLSSSASPPPIPSPKINELHELPRPPNSSVKPTRLSGLIGHSAPLVSKGQELQATIKLPLIASRTASPLPTPPGVMTRSFSIPSNSTRTPTTPMLTVAKILEPPQNESRTADVFSPPLTPLSLMNVQTVSTISESVDQATKTKGLL
- the LOC103707827 gene encoding uncharacterized protein At2g33490-like isoform X1 — encoded protein: MKSSLRKLRGLALHRHDSKGKKEHHGPAHQDELLQASQDMLDMKSCYDSLLSAAAAAANSAYEFSEALQEMGTCLLEKTALTDDEESGRVLLLLGKVQFELQKAVDSYRVHIMQTITTPSESLLKELQTVEEMKRQCDDKRDLYKFMLAAQREKGRSKIAKGESISPQQLQAAQEDYQEEATLFVFRLKSLKQGQSRSLLTQAARHHAAQLNFFRKGVKSLEVVEPHVKAVAEQQHIDYQFSGLEDYTDDDEDDNSYDGNDDGELSSDYGQNDHGQDHVSVSRNSMELEQLDQTNAPASTTETAQENLDWSQAETPFSRGPWSVSLSAPLLADKKFEPSERIKQMQPSSTRKFNTYVLPTPVDVKTSDLTGSGTSVSAPRLERKGGWPTQLWHSSPLQPNMLVKEFRDDEQSSPTRLPKAHSVIKESNTSSGPIKMPPPLSGGFSLPQVNPVNALDSKKIKRQAYSGPLTSKAWSGKPAIFATDSTSSVDYHPATSAKPTHIPTSQPSTSQKLSSSASPPPIPSPKINELHELPRPPNSSVKPTRLSGLIGHSAPLVSKGQELQATIKLPLIASRTASPLPTPPGVMTRSFSIPSNSTRTPTTPMLTVAKILEPPQNESRTADVFSPPLTPLSLMNVQTVSTISESVDQATKTKGLL